One Bradyrhizobium sp. CCGB12 genomic window carries:
- a CDS encoding DUF6719 family protein — translation MLFRRAVCLSLLLSAALATTAHAVTVGREQDIVDLKLGQRVLVDDGTCPAGQVKEVRGAKMTDKGVARTSACVPRYGPKTK, via the coding sequence ATGCTTTTCCGCCGTGCAGTCTGCCTCTCGCTCCTGCTCTCCGCCGCGCTCGCGACGACGGCGCATGCCGTCACCGTGGGACGCGAGCAGGACATCGTCGACCTCAAGCTCGGCCAGCGCGTGCTCGTGGATGACGGAACCTGCCCCGCCGGACAGGTGAAGGAGGTGCGCGGCGCGAAGATGACCGACAAGGGCGTCGCGCGGACCAGCGCCTGCGTGCCGCGTTACGGTCCGAAGACGAAATGA
- a CDS encoding pyridoxamine 5'-phosphate oxidase family protein, with translation MSQVETSNSYPTSARNQVKRRHDRGFYDHATVHRILDSSMLCHVSYVIDGQPYCTPTFFWREGTKLYWHGSSASRMLRNQTKGERVCLTVAQLDSLVLARCGFNHSADYRAVMAFGTAYLVTDLEEKERAVIAMVDRFFPGRTANLRQSNTQEIKATSFIAMEIEEASAKVRAKGVADDDEDYELPIYAERIPVRTVLGAPEPCPRLLDGVSRPATLAGYSEGRLLEDALRDAYFVEYPNG, from the coding sequence GTGAGCCAGGTTGAGACTTCCAATTCCTATCCGACGTCAGCGCGCAACCAGGTGAAGCGTCGTCACGACCGCGGCTTCTACGATCACGCGACCGTTCACCGCATCCTGGATTCCTCGATGCTGTGCCACGTGTCCTACGTCATCGACGGCCAGCCTTATTGCACGCCGACCTTCTTCTGGCGCGAAGGAACGAAGCTGTACTGGCATGGGAGCAGCGCCAGCCGCATGCTGCGCAACCAGACCAAAGGCGAGCGCGTGTGCCTGACGGTTGCGCAACTCGACAGTCTCGTGCTGGCGCGCTGCGGCTTCAATCACTCCGCCGACTACCGCGCCGTGATGGCGTTCGGCACGGCCTACCTCGTCACCGATCTCGAGGAGAAGGAGCGTGCGGTGATCGCGATGGTCGACCGCTTCTTCCCGGGGCGCACGGCGAACCTGCGCCAGAGCAACACGCAGGAGATCAAGGCGACCTCCTTCATTGCGATGGAGATCGAGGAGGCCTCGGCCAAAGTCCGCGCCAAGGGCGTGGCCGACGACGATGAGGACTACGAATTGCCGATCTATGCCGAGCGCATCCCGGTGCGCACGGTGCTCGGCGCGCCCGAGCCGTGTCCGCGCCTGCTCGACGGCGTCAGCCGGCCTGCGACACTGGCGGGCTATTCGGAAGGCCGACTGCTCGAAGATGCATTGAGGGATGCTTATTTTGTGGAGTACCCGAACGGCTGA
- a CDS encoding dihydrofolate reductase yields the protein MSFRFEGYVIVSADGMLADATHVMPDSLKFDGDKLFFEQALDRAALVVHGRNSHEQQPNSPKRKRLILTRKIKALTVDPEMPNATLWNPEHASFEEACGFADVASGTVAIIGGPVVFDMFMDRYDTFWLSEAPHVRLPGGEGCFVGVPNRTPHDVLASHGMKPGRPYLLDAAHDVTVTPWRRA from the coding sequence TTGTCTTTCCGGTTCGAAGGCTACGTCATCGTCTCCGCGGACGGCATGCTCGCCGACGCGACGCATGTGATGCCGGACAGCCTGAAGTTCGATGGCGACAAGCTGTTCTTCGAGCAGGCGCTCGATCGCGCCGCGCTGGTCGTGCACGGCCGCAATTCGCACGAGCAGCAGCCGAATTCGCCCAAGCGCAAGCGCCTGATCCTGACCCGCAAGATCAAGGCGCTCACCGTCGATCCCGAGATGCCGAACGCGACGTTGTGGAATCCGGAACATGCCAGCTTCGAAGAGGCCTGCGGCTTCGCCGACGTCGCCTCCGGCACCGTCGCGATCATCGGCGGCCCTGTCGTGTTCGACATGTTCATGGATCGCTACGACACGTTCTGGCTGTCGGAAGCCCCGCATGTGCGGCTGCCCGGCGGCGAAGGCTGTTTTGTCGGCGTGCCCAACCGGACGCCACACGACGTGCTCGCCTCGCACGGGATGAAGCCGGGCAGGCCGTATCTGCTCGACGCGGCGCATGACGTCACCGTCACGCCGTGGCGCCGAGCCTAG
- a CDS encoding alpha/beta hydrolase: MRDWDDAYANSAHIPGSDKMPALWAERAAAYRAGLKDFRADIAYGAGERQRLDLILPDGDSKGLVVFVHGGYWMRFDKSTWTDLAEGARHHGWTVAQPSYTLTPAARISDITAEITAAIAKAASLVAGPIRLAGHSAGGHLVTRMLCDDSRLEPAVYNRIAGTLSISGLHDLRPLLKTKMNETLRMTVEEATLESAALHLPRGHVPVTAWVGGSERPEFIRQSDLMANVWTGFDVPTHLVIDPGLNHFTVIDGLKDPSSSITGRLIGLD; the protein is encoded by the coding sequence ATGCGCGATTGGGATGATGCTTATGCCAATTCGGCCCATATCCCGGGCTCGGACAAGATGCCGGCGCTGTGGGCAGAGCGGGCGGCAGCCTACCGCGCCGGACTGAAGGATTTTCGTGCGGACATCGCCTACGGCGCCGGCGAGCGCCAGCGCCTCGACCTGATCCTGCCCGACGGTGACAGCAAGGGTCTCGTCGTCTTCGTCCACGGCGGCTACTGGATGCGTTTCGACAAGTCGACCTGGACCGACCTCGCCGAAGGCGCCCGGCATCATGGCTGGACGGTGGCGCAGCCAAGCTACACGCTGACGCCGGCCGCGCGCATCTCCGACATCACCGCCGAGATCACCGCCGCGATCGCCAAGGCGGCTTCGCTAGTCGCAGGGCCGATCCGGCTTGCCGGCCATTCTGCCGGCGGCCATCTCGTCACGCGCATGCTGTGCGACGACAGCCGGCTCGAGCCTGCCGTCTACAACCGCATTGCCGGGACGCTCTCGATCAGCGGCCTGCATGATCTGCGTCCGCTCCTCAAGACCAAGATGAACGAGACGCTGCGTATGACCGTGGAGGAGGCGACCCTGGAAAGCGCAGCGCTGCATCTGCCGCGCGGGCATGTGCCTGTGACCGCGTGGGTTGGTGGCAGCGAACGCCCCGAATTCATCCGCCAGTCTGACTTGATGGCCAATGTCTGGACCGGTTTCGACGTGCCGACGCACCTCGTGATCGATCCCGGGCTCAACCATTTTACTGTGATCGATGGGCTCAAGGACCCATCATCGTCGATCACCGGACGCCTGATCGGCCTCGACTGA
- a CDS encoding polysaccharide deacetylase family protein, translating to MRVAAGLILVSAMSAAMTGAAWSQTPAAKPAAATQAAPTATPAAAPPAAAPAAAPATATATPAGFVNPPPPKQAPQPARAACNTPGALGVARTVEIDTTGGPGFGFEHFKELDFLRDKEVVLTFDDGPWPRNTPAVLKALADECTTGIFFSIGKHATYEPEILKQVYAAGHTVGAHTWSHANLNNKKLTEAQRKEEIEKGFSAVKWALGGISPSPFFRFPALQHPPEMVTYLGNRNVAIFSCDIDSFDFKASKPEKVVETVMKKLDTKGKGIILMHDFQKHTAEALPELLKRLKAGGYKVVAMRAKFPASTLPEYDQELLKDAKLPTVSQRPVNSVVTTVSE from the coding sequence ATGCGTGTGGCGGCAGGACTGATTTTGGTAAGCGCGATGTCGGCTGCGATGACCGGCGCAGCATGGTCGCAGACACCGGCCGCCAAACCCGCAGCGGCAACGCAGGCCGCACCGACGGCAACGCCGGCAGCTGCCCCGCCCGCTGCGGCTCCAGCGGCAGCTCCCGCTACAGCCACCGCCACGCCAGCTGGCTTCGTCAATCCGCCGCCCCCCAAACAGGCGCCGCAGCCGGCGCGCGCAGCCTGCAACACGCCTGGCGCGCTCGGTGTTGCCCGCACCGTCGAGATCGATACCACGGGCGGTCCGGGCTTCGGCTTCGAGCATTTCAAGGAGCTCGACTTCCTGCGCGACAAGGAGGTTGTCCTGACCTTCGACGACGGCCCGTGGCCGCGCAACACACCCGCGGTGCTGAAGGCGCTCGCCGATGAATGCACCACCGGCATCTTCTTCTCCATCGGCAAGCACGCGACCTACGAGCCGGAGATCCTGAAGCAGGTCTACGCGGCCGGCCATACGGTCGGCGCCCACACCTGGTCGCACGCCAACCTCAACAACAAGAAGCTCACGGAAGCGCAGCGCAAGGAAGAGATCGAGAAGGGCTTCAGCGCCGTGAAATGGGCGCTCGGCGGCATCTCGCCGTCGCCGTTCTTCCGCTTCCCGGCACTCCAGCATCCGCCGGAGATGGTCACCTATCTCGGCAATCGCAACGTCGCGATCTTCTCTTGCGATATCGACTCGTTCGACTTCAAGGCCTCCAAGCCCGAGAAGGTGGTCGAGACCGTGATGAAGAAGCTCGACACCAAGGGCAAGGGCATCATCCTGATGCACGACTTCCAGAAGCACACCGCGGAAGCCCTGCCCGAGTTGCTCAAGCGCCTGAAGGCCGGCGGCTACAAGGTGGTGGCGATGCGCGCGAAATTCCCGGCCTCGACACTGCCCGAATACGACCAGGAGCTGCTCAAGGACGCCAAGCTGCCGACGGTGAGCCAGCGCCCGGTCAATTCAGTGGTGACGACCGTTTCGGAATAG
- a CDS encoding L,D-transpeptidase family protein, whose translation MNSVNGSGSSAKPARLWQVVILAAAGAIGTAGQADAAYYYWTDYSDGSYYPRQDRRPEMPRQKPQKRSAAGKKEIAAAKEAGTKPQGPLVIVVSIDRQKVTVYDTNGVFAESPVSTGMKGHSTPMGVFSVIQKHKFHHSNIYSGAPMPYMQRITWSGVAMHAGVLPGYPASHGCIRMPMAFAVKMWNWTRMGARVIVAPGQMSPQSVSHPLLASVRVPPQPTASLAPQINADDKADKGELQTKVTEAKATESTAAETKTASADSVLELRTSVGHTVMSDVTTGNAPAREQAAAPADKIETKTAEASDVAEAPKASTAADKHDAAKTEPAKAEPAQSEAAKTEAAAPAKKPDTSAPALAASPDVKKDETRVADPAPAAKPDAPRRAGQIAVFISRKDSKLYVRQNFAPLFEVPVTIAASDRPLGTHVFTAELDKADSNALRWSVVSLPISVRAAVRDDDGRVSRRQRGAAVIPVAAKPVVTPDSPTEALDRIAIPADTMAKINEMLTTGGSIIVSDQGINQGETGEGTDFIVRLY comes from the coding sequence ATGAATAGCGTGAACGGGTCCGGTTCGTCAGCTAAACCGGCGCGGCTGTGGCAGGTCGTCATTTTGGCGGCGGCAGGCGCGATCGGTACGGCCGGCCAGGCGGACGCAGCGTATTATTATTGGACCGATTATTCCGACGGGTCCTATTACCCCAGGCAGGATCGGCGTCCCGAAATGCCGCGCCAGAAGCCGCAGAAGCGCAGTGCGGCGGGCAAGAAGGAGATCGCCGCCGCGAAGGAAGCCGGCACCAAGCCGCAAGGCCCGCTGGTCATCGTGGTCTCGATCGATCGGCAGAAGGTGACGGTCTACGACACCAATGGCGTGTTCGCGGAATCCCCGGTGTCGACAGGCATGAAGGGCCATTCGACGCCGATGGGTGTGTTCAGCGTCATCCAGAAGCACAAATTCCACCACTCCAACATCTATAGCGGCGCGCCGATGCCGTACATGCAGCGGATCACCTGGTCCGGCGTAGCCATGCATGCGGGCGTGCTGCCGGGCTATCCGGCCTCCCATGGCTGCATCCGCATGCCGATGGCGTTCGCGGTGAAGATGTGGAACTGGACCAGGATGGGCGCGCGCGTGATCGTGGCGCCCGGCCAGATGTCACCGCAAAGCGTCTCGCATCCGCTGCTCGCCTCCGTGCGTGTGCCGCCGCAGCCCACTGCCAGCCTCGCGCCGCAGATCAATGCCGATGACAAGGCCGATAAGGGCGAACTGCAGACCAAAGTCACCGAAGCCAAGGCGACTGAAAGCACGGCAGCAGAGACGAAGACCGCCAGCGCGGACAGCGTGCTCGAACTGCGCACGTCGGTCGGCCACACCGTGATGTCGGATGTGACCACCGGCAATGCACCCGCCCGCGAGCAAGCCGCCGCGCCGGCCGACAAGATCGAGACCAAGACCGCCGAGGCATCTGACGTGGCTGAAGCCCCCAAGGCTTCAACAGCGGCCGACAAGCACGACGCCGCCAAGACCGAGCCGGCAAAAGCCGAGCCTGCCCAGTCCGAAGCAGCCAAGACCGAAGCTGCCGCCCCCGCGAAGAAGCCCGACACATCGGCGCCGGCACTCGCCGCCTCGCCCGACGTGAAGAAGGACGAGACTCGCGTTGCCGATCCCGCGCCTGCGGCAAAGCCGGACGCGCCGAGGCGCGCCGGCCAGATCGCCGTCTTCATCAGCCGCAAGGATTCCAAGCTCTACGTCCGGCAGAATTTCGCTCCGCTGTTCGAGGTGCCCGTCACCATCGCCGCGAGTGACAGGCCGCTCGGCACGCATGTCTTCACCGCCGAACTCGACAAGGCCGATTCCAATGCCCTGCGTTGGTCGGTGGTGTCGCTGCCGATCTCCGTCCGCGCAGCCGTGCGCGATGACGACGGACGCGTGTCACGCCGCCAGCGCGGCGCTGCCGTGATCCCCGTTGCCGCAAAGCCGGTGGTCACGCCGGACAGTCCGACGGAAGCCCTCGACCGCATTGCGATCCCCGCCGACACCATGGCAAAGATCAACGAGATGCTGACCACTGGTGGCTCGATCATCGTCTCCGACCAGGGCATCAACCAGGGCGAGACCGGCGAAGGCACCGACTTCATCGTCCGCCTGTACTGA
- the kynA gene encoding tryptophan 2,3-dioxygenase, whose translation MTSSDYDPASEGAETDFARRMSYGDYLALDAILGAQHPLSEAHDEMLFIIQHQTTELWMRLAIHELSASRRAIARDEVQPAMKMLARVSRIFEQLNGAWDVLRTMTPSEYTRFRSQLGQSSGFQSRQYRLIEYMLGNRNHAMLKPHAHDAEVTKLLEAELAMPSLYDEVLRLADRSGLKMPAAVLGRDVRETHSLNEGVLQAWRQVYETPETHWMLYELAEKLVDFEDYFRRWRFNHVTTVERVIGFKRGTGGTGGVSYLKRMLEVELFPELWRVRTIL comes from the coding sequence ATGACGTCCAGCGATTACGATCCTGCAAGCGAAGGCGCCGAGACCGATTTCGCCCGGCGCATGTCTTATGGCGACTATCTGGCGCTGGATGCGATCCTCGGCGCGCAGCATCCGCTCTCGGAAGCGCACGACGAGATGCTGTTCATCATCCAGCATCAGACCACGGAGCTGTGGATGCGCCTTGCCATCCACGAGCTCAGCGCCTCGCGCCGCGCCATCGCGCGGGACGAAGTGCAGCCCGCGATGAAGATGCTGGCGCGGGTATCGCGCATCTTCGAGCAGCTGAACGGCGCCTGGGACGTGCTGCGCACCATGACGCCGAGCGAATACACCCGCTTCCGCTCGCAGCTGGGCCAGTCCTCGGGCTTCCAGTCGCGCCAATACCGGTTGATCGAATATATGCTCGGCAACCGCAATCATGCCATGCTGAAGCCGCATGCGCACGACGCCGAAGTGACGAAGCTGCTCGAAGCCGAGCTTGCGATGCCGAGCCTCTATGACGAAGTGCTCCGGCTCGCCGACCGCAGCGGGCTCAAGATGCCCGCGGCCGTGCTGGGGCGTGACGTGCGCGAGACGCACAGCTTGAATGAGGGCGTGCTGCAGGCCTGGCGCCAGGTCTACGAGACGCCGGAGACGCACTGGATGCTCTACGAGCTCGCTGAGAAGCTGGTCGATTTCGAGGATTATTTCCGGCGCTGGCGCTTCAACCATGTGACGACGGTGGAGCGCGTCATCGGTTTCAAGCGCGGTACCGGCGGCACCGGCGGCGTCAGCTATCTCAAGCGCATGCTGGAGGTCGAGCTGTTTCCCGAACTCTGGCGCGTGCGTACCATTCTCTAG
- a CDS encoding PLP-dependent aminotransferase family protein: MQKIPTNSSSPTKAELPLDLAGPHITAGASAAHRLYQALCEMIVSGLVKPGEALPPSRTLAQQTGFRRNAVVTAYERLIADGFAEATVGSGTFVAARIPARAAETKTPKAVIETPRQGAFALGCTHIDERALQRFRAFVGRRMRAFGPEHLHYGGPRGSRELRAAIADHLLSARGLRCDPDQIMLTSGTLHALRIVLSAILKPNDKVWCEDPGYPIVRQTIAQCGYRTVPVPVDAHGLHVAKGRAAALSGRAAYVTPSHQFPLGVQMSMPRRLELLDWAKQAGAFVLEDDYDSEFRYDGAPLMSLAGIDHLQRVIYMGTFAKTLFPGLRIGYCALPERLIGDATAARAALDRFPGTLMEGAVADMLNSGAFAANLKRVRKLYREARDALAATLEAESDGALSVPVPSQGLHLVAQFEPSVDLAVAVEARQAAGADGWLLADTYSRARPLPGFVLGFSGHAIPKLVASAERLARESRAALRTRAKSARRA; the protein is encoded by the coding sequence ATGCAAAAAATTCCAACCAATTCTTCCTCGCCGACCAAGGCCGAGCTGCCGCTCGACCTCGCCGGTCCGCACATCACGGCGGGCGCCTCGGCCGCGCACCGGCTGTACCAAGCGCTGTGCGAGATGATCGTCTCCGGTCTCGTCAAGCCCGGCGAAGCGCTGCCGCCGTCGCGGACGCTGGCGCAGCAGACCGGCTTCCGCCGCAATGCCGTCGTCACCGCCTATGAACGCCTGATCGCCGACGGTTTTGCCGAGGCGACCGTCGGTTCCGGCACCTTCGTCGCAGCGCGGATTCCGGCGCGCGCGGCCGAGACGAAGACGCCCAAGGCCGTGATCGAAACGCCCAGGCAAGGCGCGTTCGCGCTCGGCTGCACCCATATCGACGAGCGGGCGCTGCAGCGCTTCCGCGCCTTCGTCGGCCGCCGCATGCGCGCATTCGGACCCGAGCATCTGCACTATGGCGGTCCCCGCGGCAGCCGCGAGCTGCGCGCGGCAATCGCCGATCACCTGTTGTCGGCGCGAGGCCTGCGCTGCGACCCCGATCAGATCATGCTCACATCAGGCACGCTGCATGCGCTGCGCATCGTGCTGAGCGCAATCCTGAAGCCAAACGACAAGGTCTGGTGCGAGGACCCCGGCTATCCGATCGTGCGCCAGACCATCGCACAATGCGGATATCGCACCGTGCCCGTTCCCGTCGACGCGCACGGCCTGCACGTGGCCAAGGGCCGTGCGGCGGCGCTGTCTGGGCGCGCGGCCTATGTCACGCCGTCGCACCAGTTTCCACTGGGCGTCCAGATGTCGATGCCGCGGCGGCTCGAGCTGCTGGACTGGGCGAAGCAGGCCGGCGCCTTCGTGCTGGAGGACGATTACGACAGCGAGTTCCGCTATGACGGCGCGCCGCTGATGTCGCTTGCCGGCATCGATCACCTCCAGCGCGTGATCTACATGGGCACCTTCGCCAAGACCCTGTTTCCGGGCCTGCGTATCGGCTATTGCGCCCTGCCCGAGCGCCTGATCGGGGATGCGACTGCTGCGCGCGCCGCGCTCGACCGCTTTCCCGGCACGCTGATGGAAGGCGCGGTGGCCGATATGCTCAATTCCGGCGCCTTCGCTGCGAACCTCAAGCGGGTGCGCAAGCTCTATCGCGAGGCGCGTGATGCCCTGGCCGCGACGCTGGAAGCCGAATCCGACGGCGCGCTATCGGTGCCGGTGCCCTCACAAGGGCTGCATCTTGTCGCCCAGTTTGAACCGTCGGTCGATCTGGCGGTGGCGGTAGAGGCCAGGCAGGCCGCGGGCGCGGACGGATGGCTGCTCGCCGACACCTATTCGCGCGCGCGTCCCCTGCCCGGCTTCGTGCTGGGATTTTCCGGCCACGCGATTCCGAAGCTTGTGGCGTCAGCGGAACGGCTGGCCCGGGAATCACGCGCCGCACTGCGCACGAGAGCCAAATCGGCCCGGCGGGCGTGA
- a CDS encoding ArgE/DapE family deacylase: protein MDAETQQRILDAVDAGFEAQLATTRNFVAIPSTRGAEGPCQDMIGDLLRQRGYEVDDWHINVDDLKDLRGFGPIEHDFSKARSVVGTYRPQTSAGKSLILQGHCDVVPAGPLELWDTPPFSPVIKDGKMFGRGACDMKSGTIGALYALDAITAAGFKPTARIHFQSVIEEESTGVGALSTLQRGYRADACFIPEPTGGKMVRSQVGVIWFRLRVKGHPTHVAFAGSGANAIMAAYHLIQSLQKLEIEWNERAKADRHFKALNHPINFNPGIIKGGDWASSVPAWCDVDCRIAVLPGWSIADHQKEIMACVAAAARNHRFLANNPPEIEWSGFLSEGYELTDAAAPEAAFGKAFNTVYGGAVEDLVFTALTDTRFYGLNHGIPSLCFGASGGEMHGFNEFVDLDSLKKTTKAMALFIAEWCGVEKA, encoded by the coding sequence ATGGATGCCGAAACGCAGCAGAGGATTCTTGACGCCGTCGACGCCGGCTTCGAAGCCCAGCTTGCGACCACACGTAATTTCGTCGCGATCCCCTCGACCCGCGGGGCGGAGGGACCGTGCCAGGACATGATCGGAGACCTCTTGCGCCAGCGCGGCTACGAGGTCGACGACTGGCATATCAATGTCGACGACCTCAAGGATCTGCGTGGCTTCGGCCCGATCGAGCACGACTTCTCCAAGGCGCGTTCTGTGGTGGGCACCTATCGCCCGCAAACCAGCGCCGGCAAATCACTGATCCTTCAGGGCCATTGCGACGTGGTGCCGGCAGGTCCGCTGGAATTGTGGGATACGCCGCCGTTCTCGCCCGTCATCAAGGACGGCAAGATGTTCGGCCGCGGCGCCTGCGACATGAAGTCCGGCACCATCGGCGCGCTCTATGCGCTCGATGCGATCACGGCCGCCGGCTTCAAGCCGACGGCGCGGATCCACTTCCAGTCCGTGATCGAGGAGGAGAGCACCGGTGTCGGCGCGCTCTCGACGCTTCAGCGCGGCTATCGTGCCGATGCCTGCTTCATCCCGGAGCCGACCGGCGGCAAGATGGTGCGCTCGCAGGTCGGTGTGATCTGGTTCCGCCTGCGCGTGAAGGGGCATCCGACTCACGTGGCCTTCGCCGGCTCCGGGGCAAATGCGATCATGGCGGCCTATCATCTGATCCAGTCGCTGCAAAAACTCGAGATCGAATGGAACGAGCGCGCGAAAGCCGATCGGCATTTCAAGGCGCTCAACCACCCCATCAACTTCAACCCCGGCATCATCAAGGGCGGCGACTGGGCCTCCAGCGTGCCGGCCTGGTGCGACGTCGACTGCCGGATTGCCGTGTTGCCGGGCTGGTCGATCGCCGATCACCAAAAGGAGATCATGGCCTGCGTTGCGGCAGCCGCGCGCAACCACCGCTTCCTCGCCAATAACCCGCCGGAGATCGAATGGTCGGGGTTCCTGTCGGAGGGGTATGAACTGACTGACGCCGCCGCGCCCGAGGCCGCGTTCGGCAAGGCCTTCAATACCGTCTATGGCGGCGCGGTCGAAGACCTCGTGTTCACCGCGCTCACAGATACCCGCTTCTACGGCCTCAACCACGGCATCCCGAGCCTGTGCTTCGGCGCGAGCGGCGGCGAGATGCACGGCTTCAACGAGTTCGTCGACCTGGACTCGCTGAAGAAGACGACCAAGGCGATGGCGCTGTTCATCGCGGAATGGTGCGGCGTGGAGAAGGCGTAG
- a CDS encoding CreA family protein — protein MSSRFPGLAGIRLKGLALFLLALAVPVASARAADEPDLIFRRSTVFKWMSPNDKLATYGLDDPEVEGVACHFTVPEKGGFKGWLGLAEEVSDISLACRQVGPIKFKNKMEQGDDMFRQRRSLFFKRMQIVRGCDAKRNVLVYMVYSDKLIEGSPKNSTSTVPIMPWGPADASVQKCGEFFTH, from the coding sequence ATGTCATCTCGTTTCCCTGGTCTTGCCGGCATCCGCTTGAAAGGCCTCGCTTTATTCCTCCTGGCTCTGGCTGTTCCGGTGGCTTCCGCGAGAGCTGCCGACGAGCCGGATCTGATCTTCCGCCGCTCGACCGTGTTCAAATGGATGAGCCCGAATGACAAGCTCGCGACCTATGGCCTCGACGACCCCGAGGTCGAGGGCGTGGCCTGTCATTTCACGGTGCCGGAGAAGGGCGGCTTCAAGGGCTGGCTGGGCCTGGCCGAGGAGGTCTCGGACATCTCGCTCGCTTGTCGCCAGGTCGGCCCGATCAAGTTCAAGAACAAGATGGAGCAGGGCGACGACATGTTCCGCCAGCGCCGTTCGCTGTTCTTTAAAAGGATGCAGATTGTGCGCGGCTGTGACGCCAAGCGTAACGTGCTGGTCTACATGGTCTATTCGGACAAGCTGATCGAGGGTTCGCCGAAGAACTCAACCTCGACGGTGCCGATCATGCCGTGGGGACCTGCGGACGCAAGCGTCCAGAAGTGCGGGGAGTTCTTCACGCATTGA
- a CDS encoding glutathione peroxidase, producing MMNRRTLLTAALAGMLAPATRAFADGGMSRISAYAFSFPALSGDDIRLAAFTGKPLLVVNTASLCGYTPQYAGLQELWGEFRERGLTVIGVPSNDFGGQEPGGAGEITETAHHQYGVTFPIAAKATVVGAKAHPFYKWAAETRPKDVPRWNFHKYLIGRDGYIAEVFPSAVAPTDTRVKTAVVKALADS from the coding sequence ATGATGAACCGCAGAACCTTGCTCACCGCTGCGCTTGCAGGCATGCTTGCACCCGCAACACGCGCATTCGCCGACGGCGGCATGAGCCGGATCTCGGCCTATGCCTTCTCCTTTCCCGCATTGTCCGGCGACGACATCCGCCTTGCCGCCTTCACTGGCAAGCCGCTGCTGGTGGTGAACACCGCCTCGCTCTGCGGCTACACCCCGCAATATGCGGGTCTTCAGGAGCTCTGGGGCGAATTTCGCGAGCGCGGGCTCACCGTGATCGGCGTGCCCTCCAACGATTTCGGCGGCCAGGAGCCCGGCGGCGCCGGCGAGATCACGGAGACCGCGCACCACCAATACGGCGTTACCTTCCCGATCGCGGCCAAGGCAACTGTGGTCGGGGCGAAGGCGCATCCGTTCTACAAATGGGCAGCCGAGACCCGGCCGAAGGACGTTCCGCGCTGGAACTTCCACAAATACCTGATCGGCCGGGACGGCTATATCGCCGAGGTCTTTCCGTCCGCGGTCGCGCCGACCGATACGCGGGTCAAAACGGCCGTTGTCAAGGCGCTGGCCGACAGTTGA